The following coding sequences lie in one Calditrichota bacterium genomic window:
- a CDS encoding peroxiredoxin — protein MAVQVGKEAPDFVANAYYKGGTKEVRLSDYRGKWVILCFYPGDFTFVUPTELSAVAAKYDEISALDAEVLSVSVDSVFSHKVWHETELSKMVPEIPYPMLSDPNGKIGREFGVYSEEGGVNIRGRFIIDPDGVVQAMEVLTPPVGRNVSELIRQLKAFQHVRKTGEVTPSGWVPGKPTLKPGIAKAGKIWEEWKPDEAF, from the coding sequence ATGGCTGTACAGGTTGGAAAAGAGGCACCGGATTTTGTCGCCAATGCCTATTACAAGGGCGGGACGAAGGAAGTTCGGTTGTCCGATTATCGAGGCAAATGGGTAATATTGTGTTTTTATCCCGGTGATTTTACATTTGTCTGACCCACAGAATTGTCGGCAGTTGCCGCCAAGTATGATGAAATTTCTGCATTAGATGCAGAGGTCCTTTCCGTTAGTGTTGACAGTGTTTTTTCCCACAAAGTCTGGCACGAAACTGAATTAAGCAAGATGGTGCCGGAAATTCCTTACCCCATGTTATCTGATCCCAATGGCAAAATCGGTCGTGAATTCGGTGTTTACAGCGAAGAAGGCGGTGTAAATATCCGTGGCCGCTTTATCATTGACCCGGACGGTGTCGTTCAGGCGATGGAGGTGCTGACGCCGCCCGTTGGCCGAAATGTGAGTGAACTGATTCGGCAATTGAAGGCCTTTCAGCACGTTCGCAAAACCGGTGAGGTCACCCCGTCTGGATGGGTTCCCGGCAAGCCGACGCTTAAACCGGGAATTGCCAAAGCCGGCAAAATCTGGGAAGAATGGAAACCCGATGAGGCCTTTTAG